From the Brassica napus cultivar Da-Ae chromosome A8, Da-Ae, whole genome shotgun sequence genome, one window contains:
- the LOC106429462 gene encoding 65-kDa microtubule-associated protein 2 encodes MAVTEADNPLLGEITCGTLLQKLQEIWDEVGESDEERDKLLLQIEEECLNVYKHKVELAAKSRAELLQTLSDANVELSNLTTALGDKSYIGIPDKTSGTIKEQLSAIAPALEQLWQQKEERVREFSNVQSQIQKICEEIAGGLSNGPHVVDESDLSLKRLEDYKSKLQELQKEKSDRLNKVLEFVSTVHDLCSVLGLDFLSTVTEVHPSLDESNGVHAKSISNETLSRLATTVLTLKEDKKQRLEKLQELATQLTELWNLMDTPDEERELFDHVTCHISASVHEVTVFGALALDLIEQAEVEVDRLDKLKASRMKEIAFKKQTELEEIYARAHIEIKPEVVRERIMSLIDAGNTEPAELLAEMDSQIAKAKEEAFSRKEILDRVEKWMSACEEESWLEDYNRDQNRYSASRGAHLNLKRAEKARILVSKITAMVDTLVTKTRAWEEDNSMSFEYDGVPLLAMLDEYTMLRQEREEEKRRLKEQKKQQEQPHTEQDSAFGSKPSPARPVSAKKPVGTRANGGGGGGANETPRRLSMNSNGSKSKRDSLNKLTSPSKLVAISKEEAAASSPPVSCPDPVPASSP; translated from the exons ATGGCAGTGACAGAAGCAGATAATCCTCTTCTTGGAGAGATCACTTGTGGCACCTTACTCCAGAAGTTACAG GAAATATGGGATGAAGTTGGTGAGAGTGATGAGGAACGAGACAAACTACTTCTCCAGATAGAGGAAGAGTGTCTCAACGTTTACAAGCATAAGGTTGAGCTTGCCGCAAAATCTCGCGCTGAGCTTCTTCAGACCTTGTCTGATGCCAATGTTGAACTCTCCAATCTCACAACCGCTCTTGGGGACAAAAGCTACATCGGCATT CCAGATAAGACTTCAGGAACGATCAAAGAGCAGCTTTCTGCAATAGCACCTGCGCTTGAACAGCTCTGGCAACAGAAAGAGGAAAGGGTCCGGGAGTTTTCTAATGTGCAGTCACAGATTCAGAAGATCTGTGAAGAGATTGCTGGTGGTTTGAGCAATGGTCCACATGTGGTTGACGAGTCTGACTTGTctctgaagaggctagaggaCTACAAGAGCAAACTCCAAGAGCTCCAGAAAGAGAAG AGTGATCGGTTGAACAAGGTGCTTGAGTTTGTAAGCACAGTGCATGATCTATGTTCCGTCCTTGGTTTAGATTTCTTGAGCACTGTCACTGAAGTTCATCCGAGCTTAGATGAGTCAAATGGTGTTCATGCCAAAAGCATCAGCAATGAGACTCTATCAAGGTTGGCTACTACTGTATTGACTCTTAAAGAGGATAAGAAGCAAAGACTTGAGAAG CTTCAAGAGCTAGCTACTCAGCTAACTGAACTATGGAATCTGATGGACACTCCTGATGAGGAAAGAGAGCTTTTTGATCATGTTACCTGTCacatttcagcttcagttcatGAAGTAACCGTCTTTGGTGCTCTCGCACTTGATCTCATCGAGCAG GCTGAGGTGGAAGTGGATAGGCTTGATAAGCTCAAAGCTAGCAGGATGAAGGAAATTGCATTCAAGAAACAAACCGAGCTTGAGGAGATATACGCTCGTGCTCACATAGAGATAAAGCCAGAGGTTGTTCGCGAGAGGATCATGTCGTTGATTGACGCTGGAAACACCGAACCTGCTGAGCTGCTAGCTGAGATGGATAGCCAGATAGCAAAGGCCAAGGAAGAAGCGTTTAGTAGGAAAGAGATTTTGGACCGAGTTGAGAAATGGATGTCAGCTTGTGAGGAAGAGAGCTGGCTTGAAGACTATAACCGG GATCAGAACAGGTATAGTGCAAGCAGAGGAGCACATTTGAATCTCAAGAGAGCTGAGAAAGCTAGGATCCTTGTCAGCAAGATTACAG CAATGGTTGACACATTGGTTACTAAAACCCGGGCATGGGAAGAGGATAACAGTATGTCCTTTGAGTACGATGGTGTTCCTCTACTAGCCATGTTAGATGAGTACACTATGCTTAGGCAGGAAcgagaagaggagaagcggaGACTGAAG GAGCAGAAGAAGCAGCAAGAACAGCCGCACACAGAACAAGACTCAGCCTTTGGGTCAAAACCTAGCCCTGCAAGACCCGTGAGTGCCAAGAAACCGGTGGGAACACGAGCtaatggaggaggaggaggaggggctAACGAAACGCCTAGGCGCTTATCAATGAACTCAAACGGAAGCAAGTCCAAAAGAGACAGTCTCAACAAGCTGACTTCGCCTTCGAAACTAGTAGCTATCTCGAAAGAGGAAGCTGCAGCATCATCTCCTCCAGTCTCTTGTCCTGACCCAGTTCCAGCTTCTTCACCATGA
- the LOC106359049 gene encoding ethylene-responsive transcription factor ERF120, with product MDYSEIDPSYDQKPPYLTRDQEHVIMVSALRQVISNAGSDTASLSTFEALQPLDAGPCSLCGITGCYGCAFPQHREINKEKKHRGVRKRPSGKWSAEIWDPSARERRWLGTFPTAEMAAGAYDDAAAGFVRRKASRGGTRNGKEAYTKTTVEDD from the exons ATGGATTATTCAGAAATTGATCCCTCTTACGATCAAAAACCTCCTTATTTGACAAGAGATCAAGAGCATGTGATCATGGTCTCTGCTCTGCGTCAAGTGATATCCAACGCAGGAAGTGACACTGCTTCATTATCGACCTTCGAAGCTCTTCAACCTTTGGATGCTGGCCCTTGTTCTCTTTGCGGTATCACCGGTTGCTACGGTTGCGCATTCCCACAACACCGAGAGATAAATAAGGAGAAGAAGCACAGAGGAGTGAGGAAAAGGCCATCGG GTAAATGGTCAGCGGAGATATGGGATCCGAGTGCAAGAGAAAGGAGATGGCTTGGAACGTTTCCAACAGCCGAAATGGCGGCTGGGGCTTATGATGACGCGGCGGCTGGGTTTGTCAGAAGAAAGGCATCAAGAGGTGGCACAAGAAATGGAAAGGAAGCATACACCAAAACGACGGTGGAAGatgactaa
- the LOC106359905 gene encoding V-type proton ATPase subunit e2, translated as MAFLVTSVIFAVVGIIASIFTRICFNQGPSTNLLHFTLVITATVCCWMMWAIVYIAQMKPLIVPILSEVE; from the exons ATGGCTTTTCTTGTAACATCCGTAATATTCGCCGTGGTCGGCATCATTGCTTCGATTTTCACTAGAATCTGCTTCAACCAAGGCCCCTCCACCAatct GCTGCATTTTACCTTGGTCATTACAGCCACTGTCTGCTGTTGGATGAT GTGGGCAATCGTTTACATTGCGCAGATGAAGCCTCTCATTGTCCCAATCCTAAGCGAGGTGGAGTAG